A genomic segment from Perca flavescens isolate YP-PL-M2 chromosome 13, PFLA_1.0, whole genome shotgun sequence encodes:
- the cct6a gene encoding T-complex protein 1 subunit zeta, giving the protein MTAVKALNPKAEVARAQAALAVNISAARGLQDVLKSNLGPKGTMKMLVSGAGDIKLTKDGNVLLHEMQIQHPTASLIAKVATAQDDITGDGTTSNVLIIGELLKQADLYVSEGLHPRIVAEGFEAAKEKALAVLEELKVTREMDRETLINVARTSLRTKVYAELADLLTEAVVDAVLAITKPNEPIDLFMVEIMEMKHKTDCDTQLIRGLVLDHGARHPDMKKRVEDAYVLTCNISLEYEKTEVNSGFFYKSAEEREKLVSAERKFIEDRVQKIINFKNKVCPNGEKGFVVINQKGIDPFSLDALAKEGIVALRRAKRRNMERLTLACGGIAMNSIEDLTPDCLGYAGLVYEHTLGEEKYTFIEKCGNPRSVTLLVKGPNKHTLTQIKDAVRDGLRAVKNAIEDGCVVSGGGAFEVAVADSLVKHKPNVKGRAQLGVQAFADALLIIPKVLAQNSGYDPQETLLKLQMEYKESGQLVGVDLSTGEPMVAGEEGVWDNYSVKKQLLHSCTVIASNILLVDEIMRAGMSSLKG; this is encoded by the exons ATGACTGCCGTGAAAGCTCTGAACCCAAAAGCAGAAGTGGCCAGGGCCCAGGCTGCACTGGCGGTTAACATCAGTGCTGCCCGGGGGCTTCAGGATGTGCTGAAAAGTAACCTGGGACCGAAGGGGACCATGAAAAT GCTGGTGTCTGGTGCAGGAGACATAAAGCTGACCAAAGATGGCAACGTCTTGTTACACGAGATG CAAATTCAGCACCCGACGGCATCACTCATTGCAAAGGTTGCCACGGCGCAGGATGACATCACGGGAGACGGAACCACCTCAAACGTCCTCATCATCGGTGAACTGCTGAAGCAGGCTGACCTCTATGTGTcagag GGTCTTCATCCAAGAATTGTTGCGGAGGGCTTTGAGGCGGCGAAAGAGAAAGCCTTGGCTGTTCTGGAGGAGCTGAAGGTGACCCGGGAAATGGACAGAGAGACCCTCATCAACGTAGCACGCACCTCCCTCAGGACCAAGGTCTACGCAGAGCTGGCAGACCTGCTCACTGAG GCTGTAGTAGATGCTGTGCTGGCCATCACAAAACCCAATGAGCCCATCGATCTGTTCATGGTGGAAATCATGGAGATGAAGCACAAGACCGACTGCGATACACA gcTGATCAGAGGTTTGGTGTTGGACCACGGTGCCCGCCACCCAGACATGAAGAAGAGGGTGGAGGATGCCTATGTGCTAACCTGCAACATCTCTTTGGAGTATGAAAAGACAGAGGTCAACTCTGGCTTCTTCTACAAGagtgcagaggagagagagaagcttGTGTCTGCAGAAAGGAAGTTCATTGAGGATCGTGTGCAGAAGATCATCAACTTTAAGAACAAAGTCTGTCCCAATGGGGAAAAGGGCTTTGTCGTCATTAACCAGAAG GGTATTGACCCATTCTCCCTGGATGCTCTTGCCAAGGAAGGCATCGTAGCCCTGCGCAGGGCAAAGAGGAGGAATATGGAGAG GCTCACCCTCGCTTGTGGTGGCATTGCCATGAATTCAATTGAAGACCTCACACCTGACTGCTTGGGATACGCTGGGTTGGTTTATGAACACACACTG GGAGAGGAGAAGTACACATTCATTGAGAAGTGTGGAAACCCTCGCTCAGTTACCCTGCTGGTGAAGGGACCCAAcaaacacaccctcacacaGATCAAAGATGCCGTAAGGGATGGTTTGCGGGCAGTCAAGAACGCCATAGAAGATG GTTGTGTCGTGTCCGGTGGAGGTGCGTTTGAGGTGGCTGTGGCAGATAGTCTGGTGAAACACAAGCCCAATGTGAAAGGCAGAGCCCAGTTGGGAGTTCAAGCATTTGCAGATGCTCTCCTAATCATCCCCAAG GTTTTGGCCCAGAACTCTGGCTACGACCCACAGGAGACCCTGCTGAAGCTGCAGATGGAGTACAAAGAGTCTGGTCAGCTAGTTGGAGTGGACCTCAGCACAG GGGAGCCCATGGTGGCAGGAGAAGAAGGTGTTTGGGATAATTACAGCGTAAAGAAACAGCTTCTCCATTCATG CACGGTTATTGCCAGCAACATCTTGTTGGTGGATGAGATCATGCGAGCTGGAATGTCTTCTCTCAAAGGTTAA
- the LOC114566617 gene encoding protein NipSnap homolog 2: MATRVLQRLGKGLKQTKNGLQTNGHVTVVVRSLSANREDSWFKSLFVRKVDPRKDAHSHLLAKKEDNNLYKIQFHNVKPECLDAYNELCAAVLPSIHADPEYSCELVGTWNTWYGEQDQAVHLWRYRGGYPALTEVMNKLRQNKEFTDYRKERGKMLLSRRNQLLLEFSFWNEPVPRPGPNIYELRSYQLRPGTMIEWGNYWARAIAFRQENQEAVGGFFSQIGSLYTVHHLWAYKDLQSRENTRNAAWQREGWDEVVYYTVPLIQHVESRIMIPMKNSPLM, translated from the exons ATGGCGACCAGAGTCCTTCAAAGACTGGGCAAAGGCCtcaaacagacaaaaaatgGGCTTCAGACGAACGGGCATGTCACGGTTGTCGTAAG GAGCCTCTCAGCTAACCGTGAAGACagctggttcaagtccctgttTGTTAGAAAGGTTGACCCCCGAAAGGACGCTCACTCTCATCTGCTCGCCAAGAAGGAAGACAACAATCTGTACAAAATACAGT TTCACAATGTCAAGCCTGAGTGCCTTGATGCTTACAATGAACTTTG TGCGGCCGTTTTGCCTTCCATTCACGCTGACCCTGAATATTCTTGCGAACTTGTGGGCACCTGGAACACATGGTACGGAGAACAGGATCAGGCAG TTCACCTGTGGAGATATCGGGGAGGATACCCAGCTCTCACCGAAGTCATGAACAAACTCAGGCAGAATAAG gaGTTTACAGACTacaggaaagagagggggaagatgTTGCTGTCTCGTAGGAACCAGCTGCTGCTGGAGTTCAGTTTCTGGAATGAACCTGTCCCTCGTCCAGGACCCAACATCTATGAGCTCCGATCATACCAACTCAGG CCAGGAACGATGATCGAGTGGGGAAATTACTG GGCGCGTGCGATTGCGTTTCGCCAGGAGAACCAAGAGGCAGTGGGAGGCTTTTTTTCACAGATTGGAAGTCTGTACACGGTTCACCATTTATGGG ctTACAAAGATCTTCAGTCCAGAGAAAACACCAGAAATGCAGCCTGGCAGCGTGAAGGCTGGGATGAGGTTGTTTATTACACAG TCCCTCTTATTCAGCACGTGGAATCTAGAATAATGATTCCCATGAAGAATTCACCCTTGATGTAA
- the mrps17 gene encoding small ribosomal subunit protein uS17m, with amino-acid sequence MSVKHASVHAKWIIGRVIGTKMYKTAKVRVTRLVLDPYLLKYYNKRKTYFAHDPLQQCTVGDVVLLKALTEARSKHVKHELSDIVYKVGRVVDPLTGKSVEGNEFVEPLTDLPLSLGEDTKLSEKLQELNISAASTGADSPPAQTPTS; translated from the exons ATGTCGGTCAAGCATGCATCAGTTCATGCCAAATGGATCATCGGCAGAGTAATAGGGACAAAGATGTACAAAACTGCCAAAGTGAGAGTCACAAGGCTGGTGCTGGACCCTTACCTGCTCAAG TACTACAACAAGAGGAAAACCTACTTTGCCCATGATCCTTTGCAACAGTGCACTGTGGGAGATGTCGTCCTTCTCAAGGCTCTAACTGAGGCCAGGTCCAAACATGTGAAGCATGAACTGTCTGACATAGTGTATAAAGTCGGAAGGGTTGTCGACCCACTGACGGGAAAGAGCGTTGAAGGAAATGAGTTTGTGGAGCCTCTGACTGACCTTCCACTCAGCCTTGGAGAGGACACAAAGTTATCAGAAAAACTGCAGGAACTCAACATCTCTGCCGCATCCACTGGAGCTGACTCCCCACCAGCACAAACTCCCACTTCATGA